Proteins found in one Candidatus Dormiibacterota bacterium genomic segment:
- a CDS encoding AAA family ATPase produces the protein MDVTRVKITTPRLKKAKLAEYFSRRVLLAAKIITLVLAVGALYLLASGSGFGWTLMGLALAGLILQAWANWDLSNLPPSKPLSEASKLDDVLTAPLLAHYPSISKTAELWAVIKKQPEAVFLMNRLTMHPEEVEQIIQSSPVGITQVWEAAKGLALHEGSRVIDAAHVFAALLAVSPGSKLYFDQIKLDIDDLEAGLNWLRQIKTMSDEAKKKGYFGGIGRDWSAGYTPVLKRFGVNISRSIEAGASYRVTSSRQETIDRMLTYLQSSSRSSVALIGPPGSGKTTLVYGFAERILKGRQVGNLAYYQVVVLNPSLIISSQTSIEETVLTLLGEAGHAKNIILFLDDAQLFLNQGVGSVDLSQVLLPILQQSNIKLVMALTDTDWQKLKAAKPALATILNHVAVPNMSEPDVVDTLQESAVYIEHKSRALITMQAIKEALRLSDRYLQEEAFPGKAVRLLSDASNYPDGSLITAKSVQSAIESMTGVKAVSADETEKKELVNLEERIHKQMVNQSRAVSVVANALRRVRSGVGNPKRPSGSFLFLGPTGVGKTELAKALANVYFGGAEKMIRVDMSEYQQPSDATRLLAASPDKSSGSTLISSVRSQPFSVVLLDEVEKAHPDILNLLLQLLDEGHLTDSDGRKVSFKECIIIATSNASADEIRRRVEAGEDLADFEKTIISQLTSSHQFRQELLNRFDEIVLFRPLSKNELAQVVELMLAEVNNNLKPQKLSVELTPGAIQWMIEAGYDPRLGARPMRRVVQKAVENVVAKKILENKITSGETVRLDVSDIRETDNTTSQ, from the coding sequence ATGGATGTAACCCGGGTAAAAATCACAACACCCCGTTTAAAGAAGGCTAAATTGGCCGAATATTTTAGCCGAAGGGTGTTGCTTGCGGCTAAAATCATTACTTTAGTTTTGGCGGTAGGCGCACTTTATCTTCTAGCAAGCGGATCTGGATTTGGCTGGACACTCATGGGCTTAGCTCTAGCTGGGTTGATATTGCAAGCTTGGGCGAATTGGGACCTTTCCAATCTGCCGCCATCCAAACCGCTAAGCGAGGCCAGTAAGCTAGATGACGTATTGACCGCACCTTTGCTGGCCCATTATCCCAGCATCAGCAAGACAGCCGAACTCTGGGCGGTGATTAAAAAACAGCCCGAAGCCGTGTTTTTAATGAACCGCCTAACGATGCATCCGGAAGAAGTAGAGCAGATTATTCAATCTAGCCCAGTTGGCATTACCCAGGTTTGGGAGGCTGCAAAGGGGCTGGCGCTGCACGAAGGCAGTCGGGTAATTGACGCAGCCCATGTATTTGCAGCCCTGCTTGCAGTAAGTCCTGGCTCAAAACTCTACTTTGATCAAATCAAGCTAGATATTGATGACCTTGAAGCCGGCCTCAACTGGCTTCGTCAGATAAAAACTATGTCCGATGAAGCCAAAAAGAAGGGATACTTTGGTGGAATTGGCAGAGATTGGTCGGCCGGATACACTCCCGTGCTCAAGCGGTTTGGTGTGAATATCAGTCGCAGTATAGAAGCCGGTGCTAGCTACAGAGTGACGAGTAGCCGGCAGGAAACAATTGATAGGATGCTAACATATCTGCAAAGCTCTTCTCGGTCCAGCGTGGCTTTGATCGGTCCCCCTGGTTCTGGTAAAACCACATTAGTTTACGGTTTTGCAGAGAGAATCCTTAAAGGCCGTCAGGTTGGCAACCTGGCATACTACCAGGTGGTGGTGCTCAACCCCTCACTTATTATCTCAAGCCAAACTTCAATTGAAGAGACGGTTTTAACCTTGCTAGGAGAAGCGGGCCACGCCAAAAACATAATTCTTTTCCTAGATGATGCTCAACTGTTTCTTAACCAAGGGGTGGGGTCGGTTGATCTCTCGCAAGTTTTGCTGCCTATTTTACAACAGAGCAATATTAAGCTGGTTATGGCGCTGACAGACACGGACTGGCAGAAGCTAAAGGCGGCTAAACCGGCCCTGGCTACCATTCTTAACCATGTGGCGGTTCCCAATATGAGCGAGCCGGATGTGGTTGATACCCTGCAGGAGTCGGCTGTTTATATTGAGCATAAAAGCCGGGCTTTAATTACTATGCAGGCTATTAAAGAAGCTCTACGTTTGTCCGATCGATACCTGCAAGAGGAGGCCTTCCCAGGCAAAGCCGTACGCTTACTGAGCGACGCTTCTAATTATCCTGACGGCAGTTTAATCACCGCCAAATCTGTTCAGAGCGCTATTGAATCGATGACTGGCGTAAAGGCCGTATCGGCGGATGAGACCGAGAAGAAAGAACTGGTAAACCTAGAAGAGCGGATACATAAACAAATGGTCAATCAATCACGGGCGGTAAGTGTGGTGGCTAATGCCCTCCGACGGGTGCGATCTGGGGTTGGTAACCCAAAGCGCCCTTCGGGTAGCTTTTTATTCCTCGGGCCTACAGGAGTGGGTAAGACCGAGCTTGCCAAGGCTCTCGCCAATGTTTACTTCGGCGGCGCCGAAAAAATGATACGAGTCGATATGAGTGAATACCAGCAGCCAAGCGATGCCACTAGGCTGCTGGCGGCCTCTCCAGACAAATCAAGCGGTTCAACTCTAATTAGTAGTGTTCGATCCCAGCCTTTTAGTGTGGTGCTGTTAGATGAGGTAGAGAAGGCTCACCCAGATATTCTTAATCTTCTTTTACAGCTACTCGATGAAGGCCACTTAACAGATTCAGATGGTCGCAAAGTTTCTTTCAAGGAATGTATTATAATCGCTACCTCTAACGCCTCGGCCGATGAAATAAGGAGGCGAGTAGAAGCCGGCGAAGACCTGGCAGACTTCGAAAAGACGATTATTAGCCAGCTGACCAGTAGTCATCAGTTTCGCCAAGAGCTTCTGAATCGCTTTGACGAGATCGTCTTATTCCGGCCACTTTCAAAAAATGAGCTAGCTCAGGTAGTAGAGCTTATGTTAGCTGAGGTAAACAACAATCTTAAACCACAGAAACTATCTGTTGAGCTTACTCCGGGTGCCATCCAATGGATGATTGAGGCCGGGTACGACCCCAGGCTGGGAGCCCGTCCAATGAGGAGGGTAGTGCAAAAAGCAGTAGAGAACGTGGTGGCTAAGAAGATCCTAGAGAATAAGATAACTTCAGGTGAAACCGTTCGGCTAGATGTATCTGATATCCGGGAAACAGATAATACTACTTCTCAATAA
- a CDS encoding cation diffusion facilitator family transporter, producing the protein MRKNITARRVVITSFLVDLSDVILNVTAAILSGSVVVLTEAMQGAADLLTAGLLWMGVSRSKRRADRRHRFGYGKELFFWILMAGISMFFLTAGVSFYLGLQRFLHPRPIHNLEFAYLVLAIGVVTNAYALRLSLHRLHINRHTRVEDLWSRVGGSSFVETKATTILDLMGTTAAALGLVALVVYGVTGDLRFDGIGAMVVGLVSGIFAILLILEVKEFIIGRSAPQELEERIRKVAESVEGIKKVLDLRTMQMGSDRVLVNMEVHINRNLNAKQIEKLMDDLKKRVKTSVPEVQHIQVEIETP; encoded by the coding sequence ATGAGGAAGAACATAACCGCCAGACGGGTTGTAATAACTTCTTTTCTAGTCGATCTGAGCGACGTAATCTTAAATGTGACAGCGGCTATCTTATCCGGCAGTGTGGTGGTACTAACCGAGGCCATGCAGGGCGCTGCGGATTTGCTGACGGCTGGCCTTTTGTGGATGGGGGTCAGTCGCTCAAAGAGGCGGGCAGATAGGAGGCATCGCTTCGGCTATGGCAAAGAATTATTCTTCTGGATACTTATGGCCGGTATTTCGATGTTTTTCTTAACTGCCGGGGTCTCTTTTTACCTGGGCCTGCAGCGCTTTTTGCACCCGCGGCCGATTCATAACCTGGAGTTTGCGTACTTAGTACTGGCAATCGGGGTGGTGACTAATGCTTATGCCCTACGCCTCAGCTTGCATCGCCTGCATATTAATCGCCATACCCGAGTGGAGGATTTATGGAGCAGGGTTGGCGGCTCCAGCTTTGTAGAGACAAAAGCTACCACCATTCTGGATCTAATGGGCACCACAGCTGCTGCTCTAGGCCTAGTAGCATTGGTGGTATACGGCGTCACCGGCGATCTAAGGTTTGATGGTATCGGCGCCATGGTAGTCGGATTGGTATCTGGTATATTCGCGATTCTTCTAATACTTGAGGTTAAGGAATTCATTATCGGTCGCAGCGCTCCTCAAGAGCTAGAAGAACGCATCCGTAAGGTAGCCGAATCGGTAGAGGGTATAAAGAAGGTTCTAGACCTTAGAACCATGCAAATGGGCTCAGACAGGGTGCTGGTGAATATGGAGGTACATATAAACAGAAACCTAAATGCCAAACAAATTGAGAAGCTAATGGATGATCTCAAGAAAAGGGTTAAAACCAGTGTGCCAGAAGTACAGCATATTCAAGTAGAGATAGAAACGCCTTAA
- a CDS encoding LCP family protein: MYDELEIYSDEITPKPRRSQRLKKFLIGFVALALVGAAVFVLLNLFKTSVNPFSFGLLRGELDGRVNIMLLGVGDPGHAGETLTDTNILMSVNTRTKQVSTVSIPRDLRVALPKGGYGKINQAHSKGGIPGAEEVFEETLGVPVHYYVRANFTGLRQAVDAVGGIDIEVKESLYDPEYPCDKNQYRSCGFRLAKGQQHMNGTTALKYVRCRKGNCGDDFGRAQRQQEVMQAIRAKATGLDTITNPYRLGKLIAATGSNIKTNLSVNNILRLNDLTKDTAQDQMIGVVLSLQPDGFLVSSKTSSDLVPRGNDFDDIHSFVQKIFSLGPVWTEHPTLQIENGTTTMGTAGQVKSKIERDGYTINVTGLANALKRDYTATQIIDYTGGKKKHTIAYLEKLLGVKAVPPPTPVKVPLADFRVIVGTDFVQANTKPSAQ; encoded by the coding sequence ATGTATGACGAACTAGAGATTTATTCGGACGAAATAACCCCCAAGCCAAGGAGGAGCCAGCGGTTGAAGAAATTCTTAATCGGTTTTGTGGCCCTGGCTTTGGTTGGTGCGGCAGTCTTTGTGCTACTGAACTTATTTAAGACATCTGTTAACCCTTTTAGTTTCGGTTTACTACGAGGCGAGCTAGATGGCCGGGTAAATATAATGCTACTGGGGGTGGGTGACCCGGGCCACGCTGGTGAAACCCTGACTGACACCAATATACTCATGAGCGTTAACACCAGGACCAAGCAGGTTTCTACCGTCAGCATACCTCGTGATCTGAGAGTGGCCTTGCCAAAGGGTGGCTATGGCAAGATTAACCAAGCGCATTCCAAGGGGGGTATACCAGGCGCCGAGGAGGTATTTGAGGAAACATTGGGCGTACCAGTTCACTATTACGTCAGGGCCAACTTTACGGGGCTCAGGCAGGCAGTTGATGCGGTGGGAGGCATTGATATTGAGGTTAAGGAGTCCCTATACGACCCGGAATATCCCTGTGATAAAAATCAGTATCGCAGCTGTGGCTTCAGGCTGGCAAAGGGCCAGCAGCATATGAATGGCACGACGGCGCTTAAGTATGTCCGTTGCCGTAAGGGCAATTGTGGCGATGACTTTGGTAGGGCACAACGCCAGCAGGAGGTGATGCAGGCTATTCGCGCGAAGGCGACCGGGCTGGATACCATTACTAACCCTTACCGGCTGGGCAAGCTGATTGCGGCTACAGGTAGTAATATCAAAACCAACTTAAGTGTAAACAACATCCTGCGCCTAAATGACCTAACCAAAGATACGGCGCAAGATCAAATGATAGGTGTGGTGCTTAGCCTGCAGCCAGACGGGTTCTTGGTGTCTTCAAAGACGAGCAGCGATCTGGTGCCCAGGGGTAATGATTTCGATGACATCCATTCCTTTGTGCAGAAGATTTTTAGCCTCGGCCCCGTCTGGACAGAGCATCCCACTCTTCAAATCGAAAACGGTACTACTACCATGGGAACTGCCGGGCAGGTTAAATCTAAGATCGAGCGGGATGGCTACACCATTAATGTCACCGGTCTCGCCAATGCTTTAAAGCGTGATTATACCGCCACCCAGATTATCGATTACACTGGTGGCAAGAAGAAGCATACGATTGCTTACCTGGAAAAGCTGCTGGGGGTTAAGGCGGTGCCTCCGCCCACACCAGTTAAGGTGCCCCTGGCCGACTTTCGAGTGATCGTGGGAACTGATTTTGTACAAGCTAACACCAAGCCCTCCGCGCAGTAA
- the smpB gene encoding SsrA-binding protein SmpB: MKILAKNRRAGYDYAIEHKMTAGLVLSGAEVKSGKLGQVSLKGSFVSLKDGEAYLSNAHFTPYNRAGNSSRLDPDRPRKLLLHKRELEQLTGYKQAGAAIVPLSLAEDRNLIKLEIGIGRGRKKYDKRQLIKKRDQIRDTAKELPR, encoded by the coding sequence ATGAAAATTCTGGCTAAAAACAGGCGGGCCGGCTACGACTATGCGATCGAACATAAGATGACCGCGGGGCTTGTGCTATCTGGGGCCGAGGTAAAGAGCGGCAAACTTGGACAGGTCAGCTTAAAGGGCAGCTTTGTATCCCTGAAAGATGGAGAGGCTTATCTATCAAACGCCCATTTTACTCCCTATAACCGGGCCGGGAATAGCTCCAGGCTAGACCCTGACCGGCCGCGTAAGCTGCTATTGCACAAGAGAGAGCTGGAACAGCTGACAGGCTACAAGCAAGCTGGAGCCGCTATTGTCCCCCTTTCGCTGGCTGAGGATCGTAACTTAATTAAATTAGAAATCGGAATTGGCCGCGGGCGTAAAAAATATGACAAACGGCAGCTAATAAAAAAACGCGATCAAATTCGCGACACGGCCAAAGAACTGCCGCGCTAA
- the argS gene encoding arginine--tRNA ligase encodes MNFVMVLREISEIVAKAVWTEFKVKTAPQISYAEPKFGDFATNISFELAKTLKQNPKQIAEGIASNIKHPQIEKASSVGGFVNIVVAESYWVDCLKKIKPGYGQSKPRKGQKVQVEFISANPTGPLTLGNARGGYLGDVLSRVLDHAGYKTTSEYYFNDAGTQISKLVESVKHQAGIIKASQVEYQGKYIEELASDLKNELKSRSDEDLAGILTKEVSRRYIKEAITRMGIEFDEWFNEKSLISSGELEKALELLRKKGLTYEKDGALWLKSTDYGDERDRVLQKSNGDVTYLGTDIAYHLNIFEHRRFDRAIKIWGADHAGQVPSLNLTMKRLIPDCRLDFVIVQWVRLVQGGKEVKMSKRAGSFVTVDELIDEIGSDVARFFFLMRSATSHMDFDLSLAKEQSQKNPLFYVMYSYVRAHSILAQAASKQLKPSNSLERLNTTESELVKYMTRLPDLISEIAESYEVHHLSFFATQLAKKFHDLYESERIIDLNQETAECKLYLIQQYITFMEILFNIIGVTPIKKMEPKV; translated from the coding sequence ATGAACTTTGTTATGGTCTTAAGGGAAATTTCAGAAATTGTTGCTAAGGCGGTTTGGACGGAGTTTAAGGTTAAAACCGCCCCCCAAATCAGCTATGCCGAGCCAAAGTTCGGTGATTTTGCTACTAATATCAGCTTTGAGCTTGCAAAAACATTGAAACAGAACCCGAAGCAAATTGCAGAGGGTATTGCGAGCAATATCAAACATCCTCAGATAGAGAAGGCTTCTAGTGTGGGCGGATTCGTGAATATCGTAGTGGCAGAGAGCTACTGGGTAGATTGCTTGAAGAAGATCAAACCTGGCTATGGACAAAGCAAGCCTCGAAAAGGTCAGAAAGTTCAGGTGGAATTCATATCAGCCAACCCCACAGGGCCGCTGACGCTGGGTAATGCCCGGGGTGGATATCTAGGGGATGTGTTATCTCGGGTGCTCGATCATGCTGGCTACAAAACTACCAGTGAATATTACTTTAATGATGCTGGCACTCAGATCAGTAAGCTGGTCGAGTCGGTGAAGCACCAAGCCGGTATCATTAAAGCCAGTCAGGTTGAATACCAGGGTAAGTATATCGAGGAGCTGGCCAGCGATCTGAAAAATGAATTAAAAAGCCGATCCGACGAAGATTTAGCCGGAATATTAACCAAAGAGGTCTCCAGGCGCTATATCAAAGAAGCTATTACCAGGATGGGTATTGAATTTGATGAGTGGTTTAATGAAAAGTCGCTGATTTCTAGCGGAGAACTCGAAAAAGCGCTTGAGTTGCTGCGCAAAAAAGGCCTGACATACGAGAAAGATGGGGCTTTGTGGCTGAAATCAACTGATTATGGAGATGAACGTGATCGTGTGCTACAGAAAAGCAACGGAGATGTTACGTATTTAGGTACCGATATTGCCTACCACCTTAATATCTTCGAGCATCGCAGATTCGATCGCGCAATTAAAATCTGGGGGGCCGATCACGCCGGACAGGTTCCCTCCTTAAATCTGACCATGAAGCGCTTGATCCCAGATTGCCGCCTCGATTTTGTGATAGTTCAATGGGTGCGTCTAGTCCAAGGGGGTAAAGAGGTAAAAATGAGCAAGCGAGCTGGCAGCTTCGTTACGGTGGATGAACTTATAGATGAAATTGGCTCCGATGTAGCCAGATTTTTCTTTCTGATGCGCTCAGCTACCAGCCATATGGATTTCGATCTTAGCTTAGCCAAGGAGCAATCCCAGAAAAACCCCTTATTTTATGTGATGTACTCTTACGTGCGAGCCCACTCCATATTAGCTCAAGCTGCCTCTAAGCAGTTGAAGCCTTCTAATTCCCTTGAGAGGCTTAACACCACGGAATCAGAATTGGTTAAGTATATGACTCGGCTGCCTGATTTAATTTCAGAGATAGCAGAGAGTTATGAGGTACATCATTTGAGTTTCTTCGCCACCCAGCTTGCCAAGAAGTTTCATGATTTATATGAATCAGAGAGAATTATTGACCTAAATCAAGAAACAGCAGAATGCAAGTTGTATTTAATACAACAATACATTACATTTATGGAAATATTATTTAATATAATTGGTGTAACACCAATCAAGAAGATGGAGCCTAAAGTTTAG